ATAACAAATTGGTCTCTGGTTTCAGGGTCTTGTGCACAGAATAACAAATAGATGCGGAGATGCATGTGCTTGCATCCCTAAGAAGCAGAGGAAGATTTTGGAGGAGGAGAAGACAATAAGTTGTTTATGGACATGTCAAGTGAAGGTGCTAGAGATTTTAGAGTATGGAGGTTCTTTCGAAGAGCTGAACCAGATGATGCATTTCTTAGGTAAGTTGGAATGTCTTGAAACTGTTAAAGTTGGTGTTAACTCGGACAAAGACGACCAGATTGAGTTCTTGCGAGCTAATCTACTGACTCTCCCCAAAGCTTCATCAAAGTGTGACATCCAATTCAGCTGAGAGCTTTATCTTTCTCGGCTATATATGCCAATATTTAGATGCAACTTAAATCGTGTATGgttattatcatttaaatatcATTGAAGTTGGTTACAATTTGTTTCATTTCAGAAGATATGTGTGTG
This genomic stretch from Brassica oleracea var. oleracea cultivar TO1000 unplaced genomic scaffold, BOL UnpScaffold05709, whole genome shotgun sequence harbors:
- the LOC106322065 gene encoding F-box/LRR-repeat protein At1g48400-like: MISLLYQAFHFCCESMPMFNNLLNLSIESDKEKGWQVMPLLLNSCPNLHTLVIKGLVHRITNRCGDACACIPKKQRKILEEEKTISCLWTCQVKVLEILEYGGSFEELNQMMHFLGKLECLETVKVGVNSDKDDQIEFLRANLLTLPKASSKCDIQFS